The following is a genomic window from Niveispirillum cyanobacteriorum.
ATGTGGCGGCGGTGGAACGGGCCAGCCTGCCGGACGATGTGGCCGACCTGCTGGCAGCAAGACTGGGCCTTCTGCCCGACCAGACGCAGGATGTGCTGCGGCTGGCCGCCTGTATCGGCAACCGGTTTGAACTGGGCCTGCTGGCCACTATCTGCCGGCTGTCGACGGAACTGTGCCTGACAAGGCTGGAGCCGGCGCTGCACGATGGCTATTGCGTGCTGGTGGAGGATGAGGGCGGGGCGGCCAGCATCTACCGGTTCACCCACGACCGGTTGCACAAGGCCGCATATCTGCTGACACCGGAGGCTGAACGGGCGCGGGTGCATCTGGAACTGGGACGGCGGCTACGCGACGATGCGGCACTGGCCGTCCGCCTGCCGTTCGAGGTGGTGCGCCATCTGAACCTGGGCAGCGACCTGATCACCCAGGGGGAGGAGCGGCGGGGGCTGGCGCTGCTGAACTACGGTGCCGCCATCAAGGCCCGGGCGTCGGCCGCGTTCGATATTTCCCACGGCCTGTTCCGCATGGCCATGGCGCAACTGCCCGACGGTGATGCCGATGCGCGCTGGCGCCTGTGGATGGATGCGGCGGAAGGCGCCTATCTGGCCCAGGATTTTGAGGGCTTCGAAGCGCTTCGGGCCCAGTTGGAGAGCATGGCGCCCGACAATCTGCGCCGGGCGGAGCTGTGTGAACTGGTGGTGCTGGCCAATGAGGCGCGTAACAGTTTCAACGAGGCGCTGACGGCGGCCATCCAGGGCTTGCGGCTTCTGGATTTGGCGCTGTCGGCGGACAATGCCAAACGCGATACGCTGCGCCTGATCGCCGCGCTGCTCTGGCGGATGGGCCGGCGCGGTGCGGATAAGCTGGCGGCCCTGCCTTCCATGGATGATCCGCGCATGTTGCAGGTGATGCGCCTGCTGGCATCCGCCATCCGCACCGCCTATTCCCTGGCCTCGCCCCTGCTGCCCATCCTGTCGCTGACGGGCGTGCTGCTGTCGCTGAAACATGGGATGACGGCGCATGCCACCAACTGCTTTACGGGCAGTGCCGTCATCTTCATCGGCGCGCTGAACGATATTGCGCGCGGCAGCCGCCTTGGCGAGGTGGCCATGCGGTTGGGGGAGCGGTTCGGCACCGTGGTACATGTACCCAACCATGTGGTGGTGGTCCAGCATTGGACAGCGCCGGTGCGCGACATGGCGGTGCTTGCGGGCGAGGTGTCAAAGGACCTTCTGGCCAACGGCTTCTACGACCGGGCCGGCCTGTGCGCCATGGCGGAGATGACCTGTCATACCGTCAGCCGCACCAGCCTGGAGATGGAGCTGAAATCCACGCAGGCGGCCATGGCCTTTGCCATGCGCCGCAATCTGCGTCTGATCGCGGAGACGGCACGCAATCCGCTGCTGCTGATCGAACGGCTGCGGCGGCCCGAACTCGGGGGCTTGAGTGAAATTCTGGCCTATGAGGGGACCGCCGACAGCCGTACAGGCGAGGTGGCTTTCAAGATCCGACAGCTTTATGCCCTGCTGGTCTTCGACAGGGCGGATCTGGCACGCACCCTGGCGGCGGAGGTGCGGCCCGACTTGCGCTCCGTCCTGGGGTCGGCCTGGGTGGCCCCATTTCACTGGTATGAGGCGCTGGCCCTGCTGGATGGTCTGGCCAGTGGTGCCAGCTGGCTGGACAAGTCGGCGGCCCTGAAACGGGTCAGGACCAACCTGAAACTGCTGCGGCGCTGGACGCGGCACGCGCCCATGAACCATGCCCACCGTGTCCGTCTTCTGGAAGCGGAACTGGCGACGCTGATACAGGAAAAGCATGGGGTGTCGGCCAAGCCGGTCGCTGGTTTCGCGGATGCCGTCGATCTGGCCCTGGCGGAAGGGTTCGTGGGGGATGCCGCCCTGGCCGCCGAACGGCATGGCCGTGCCTTGCTGCGCCTTGGCCGCGAACGGCAGGCAGCGTCGCAGATGCGCGAAGCCTGGCTGCTTTATCGCCGCTATGGTGCCCTTGGCAAGGCGGCACAGTTGGCCGGGGAGTTCCCCGACGCGCTGGAAGGGCTGTCTGCGGAGGGCGGAGGAGACGAGGCCGTTGGGCAGCAGGCGCTGGATGTGTCCACCGTCACCAAGACGGGGCAGGCTATCGCGGGCGAGCTTGTGTTGCACCGGCTGACGGGCCGGGTGCTTGATCTGGCCATGGAGAATGCCGGTGCCCGCTATGCGGCGCTGACCCTGACCCAGGATCAGGGCCGTATCCTGGCCGCCGAACGCTGCCTGGGGGATGGGCATGCGGAGGAGGGGCCGGTGGCGGTCGGTGTGCGGCTGCCGGAACCGCTGCTGCTCTATGTGGAGCGGACGCTGGAAACCGTGCTGATCGAAGATGCGCGGGTGCAGACCCGGTTCCCCAGCCATCGGCGCTGGGAACGGGCGGGTGCGGTGTCGGTGCTGGGCGTGCCGGTGGTGCATCAGGGGCGGTGCATTGGGGTTCTGTACCTGGAAAACGACCTGACGGCAGGCGCCTTCACGGCGGACCGGGTGGAGCTTCTGCGCGTGTTGGCGGCGCAGGCAGCCATCGCCATCGCCAATGCCCGCCTGTTCGATGAGCTGGACCGCGCCCGCACCGCCTTGCAGGAATATAATGCCCGCCTCGAACAGGTCGTGTCAGACCGCACCGCCGATCTGGCCCGCCGATCCGCCGCCCTGGAACAGTCGTTGGCCGAGTTGCGGGCCACCCAGGCGCAGCTGGTCCAAAAGGAAAAGCTGGCCTCGCTGGGTGGTCTGGTGGCTGGTGTCGCGCATGAGATCAACACGCCGCTTGGTGTGGCGCTGACGGGCGCCAGCTTCATGGAGGAGAAGGTCACGGACCTGATCGGCCAGATCGCCGACAAGCGTCTGACCCGCACCACCCTGGATGAGTTCATCGAGGATGTGGGTGATACGGCCCGCACCGTCGTCAACAATCTGCGCCGGTCAGCCGATCTGGTGCAGAGCTTCAAGCAGGTGGCGGTCAGCCAGTCTGATGAGCAGCAGGAAGACCTGGATGTGGCGCAATATCTGCGTGAAATTCTGCCCAGCATCGAACTGTTGCTGCGGGGGCGCCCCATCCGGCTTGAAACCGCGCTGGAGGATGGGCTGTTCCGCCGCGCGTCGCCCGGCGCCATCGCCCGTAGCGTCACGCATCTGGTGCAGAATGCCGTGATGCATGCGTTCGATGAGGCGAAGGACGCGACAATCCGGCTGGAACTGAAATCCGATGGGGCGGATATTCTGCTGCGTGTCACCGACAATGGTCAGGGTATGGGGGATGAGGTGCGGGAGCAGGCCTTCAACCCGTTCTTCACCACCCGCCGCAATATCGGTGCGGCGGGCCTGGGCCTGCACATCGTGCATAATTTGGTGACAGGGACGCTGGGCGGGACAGTAGACCTGCGGACCGCACCCGGTCAGGGGACCGTCGTGACCCTTCGTCTGCCTCCGGTCGAATAGGGGGAAATTTTTTCCGTTCATTTGCCTCCAAAAGTTGGCCCGCCCCTTGCAATGGTGGTTCCCAGTTGGAAATCCGAATGAATGAAAGAACCAGAATATGGTTGCGATCAATTCCATTGGCCCGATCAGCGAACTGACGACGAAGAAGATGGCGGCCCTCACCGCTGATCAGATCCGTTCCTTCTCGCTGAGCGATATCGGCCAATTGACGAAGACGCAGATCGCAGCCGTGTCGGTCAAGCAGATCAGCGGGTTTTCCGCCGAACAGATCGGCGCCCTGAACAGCAGCCAGATCGGTTTTACCGCCGCACAGCTGGCCGCCATGAATGACGATCAGTTCAACGCGTTCGAGGCCGAGGATATCGCGGCCATGAATGTGGCGCAGATACGGGGGCTGACACCACGGGAAGTGTCGCTTCTGACCCCGGAAAAAATTGCCGCCCTGTCCGTGTCCCAGATCGCCGCCTTCACCGCCCCGCAGATCAAGGCATTCCGCACCGACCAGCTGGACGCGTTCAGCACGGATCAGATCGGCGCCTTTTCCGGTGCGCAGCTGGCCGCCATGACCGGTGACCAGCTGAACAGCCTGTCCGAACCGCAGCTGAACGCCGTTTCCACAACGAAGCTGAAAAGCCTGACGACGGCGCAGCTGCGCCTGCTGAACAGCGATACGATGGGCCGGCTGACCACCGCGCAGGTGACGGCCCTGACCGCTAATCAAGTGAAAAGCCTTTGGCCGGAGCAGCTGAACGCGCTGGATAGCGCACAATGGACGGGCTTCACGGCCTCGCAGATCGGCAGCCTGACCGCGACCCAGCTGAAAGGCCTGTCGACTGACTCGGTGTCCGGCCTGTTGAGCAGCCAGTTGAAGGGTCTGACCGCAACTCAGATTTCGTCGCTGACCACCACGCAGTTCGCCGCCCTGTCGGGCGAGCAGGTGGCAGAGTTCAGCAGCGCGCAGATGAAGGGCATCAACCAGGCACA
Proteins encoded in this region:
- a CDS encoding trifunctional serine/threonine-protein kinase/ATP-binding protein/sensor histidine kinase; translation: MAPSESPLKLSDEIQRDTRTILFRGTYGADSQPVRVRVPALRQARDIAAIHREHDMLARFGSARIDAVLALTESAHGPTLVLADRSETCLSDLIPVGGMPLERFLPLAHDMAVAVEEVHASDMVHRDIRPASFWVADADGSVRLGNFCRASLVPNEAALGLGAGRLDGDLRYLSPEQTGRMNRVVDYRSDLYSLGLCYYEMLTGQLPFNAGDAVGWVHCHIAREPRPIRDLRPDLAEPLADLVMRLLAKAAEQRYQQAATLKSDLATAMLEWRATGRIIRFQPARGDRPRQLVLPQRLFGRDQEVGQLVGAFERTCEGDVELLAVAGGSGIGKSVLVREVQRPLTARRGYYAEGKFDQLRRDVPFLALIQPLRDLVKQVLTEPPEVLAHWAARLSRALGRNAGVLAQALPELELVLGPQAAPLPLPPIQAQNRFQQTVSAFLLEFAGAEHPLVLFLDDLQWADVASLKLLESLLVDPEAHHLLVIGAFRDQEVDGGHPLTRMLDLVGHSINVTTIVPQPLGTDHVRAWLAEALGSDDAEVGQLATLLTAKSGGNPFFLGQLLTALAAAHVIRFDAQAGCWRGDVAAVERASLPDDVADLLAARLGLLPDQTQDVLRLAACIGNRFELGLLATICRLSTELCLTRLEPALHDGYCVLVEDEGGAASIYRFTHDRLHKAAYLLTPEAERARVHLELGRRLRDDAALAVRLPFEVVRHLNLGSDLITQGEERRGLALLNYGAAIKARASAAFDISHGLFRMAMAQLPDGDADARWRLWMDAAEGAYLAQDFEGFEALRAQLESMAPDNLRRAELCELVVLANEARNSFNEALTAAIQGLRLLDLALSADNAKRDTLRLIAALLWRMGRRGADKLAALPSMDDPRMLQVMRLLASAIRTAYSLASPLLPILSLTGVLLSLKHGMTAHATNCFTGSAVIFIGALNDIARGSRLGEVAMRLGERFGTVVHVPNHVVVVQHWTAPVRDMAVLAGEVSKDLLANGFYDRAGLCAMAEMTCHTVSRTSLEMELKSTQAAMAFAMRRNLRLIAETARNPLLLIERLRRPELGGLSEILAYEGTADSRTGEVAFKIRQLYALLVFDRADLARTLAAEVRPDLRSVLGSAWVAPFHWYEALALLDGLASGASWLDKSAALKRVRTNLKLLRRWTRHAPMNHAHRVRLLEAELATLIQEKHGVSAKPVAGFADAVDLALAEGFVGDAALAAERHGRALLRLGRERQAASQMREAWLLYRRYGALGKAAQLAGEFPDALEGLSAEGGGDEAVGQQALDVSTVTKTGQAIAGELVLHRLTGRVLDLAMENAGARYAALTLTQDQGRILAAERCLGDGHAEEGPVAVGVRLPEPLLLYVERTLETVLIEDARVQTRFPSHRRWERAGAVSVLGVPVVHQGRCIGVLYLENDLTAGAFTADRVELLRVLAAQAAIAIANARLFDELDRARTALQEYNARLEQVVSDRTADLARRSAALEQSLAELRATQAQLVQKEKLASLGGLVAGVAHEINTPLGVALTGASFMEEKVTDLIGQIADKRLTRTTLDEFIEDVGDTARTVVNNLRRSADLVQSFKQVAVSQSDEQQEDLDVAQYLREILPSIELLLRGRPIRLETALEDGLFRRASPGAIARSVTHLVQNAVMHAFDEAKDATIRLELKSDGADILLRVTDNGQGMGDEVREQAFNPFFTTRRNIGAAGLGLHIVHNLVTGTLGGTVDLRTAPGQGTVVTLRLPPVE